In Nicotiana tabacum cultivar K326 chromosome 21, ASM71507v2, whole genome shotgun sequence, one DNA window encodes the following:
- the LOC107794832 gene encoding U-box domain-containing protein 45-like: MSFSIVEKTLYLVHSEDPILKVEGARVIRRLTKSSLRYRRHFSDAVKPLVDMLRSTSFEFIEAALLALLNLSVKDEGNKKSIIEAGALEPIIGFLQSENASLQDYATASLLTLSASSVTKPILSSFGVIPLLVDILRRGSSHAKVDSILTLYNLSTYQGNLTLILETEPIPSIISLLKSCKKSSKTAEKCTALIESLMCYEEGRNALTSEEGGIFAIVEVLEIGSLQSREHAVGALLTMCQIDRCKYRELILREGVMPGLLELTVKGTTISQEKSQILLRLLRDTPYKRSELKPDTLENIVSNLISQLDGNEQTGKARGLLAEVIQVSMDQSLRHLHLREMVFTPVDLSVSSGASEISST, from the exons ATGTCTTTCTCCATTGTTGAAAAAACACTTTACCTCGTTCATTCGGAAGATCCAATTTTGAAAGTAGAGGGTGCTCGGGTTATTCGCCGACTAACAAAGAGTTCCCTACGTTACCGGCGTCATTTCTCTGACGCCGTCAAACCCCTTGTTGACATGCTTCGTTCTACTTCCTTTGAATTCATTGAAGCTGCTCTTCTTGCCCTCCTCAATCTCTCCGTTAAAGATGAAGG AAACAAGAAAAGTATCATAGAAGCTGGCGCCTTGGAACCAATTATTGGCTTTCTTCAATCAGAAAATGCAAGTCTACAGGATTATGCAACTGCTTCATTGCTTACATTATCAGCATCTTCTGTAACGAAGCCGATCCTTAGTTCTTTCGGTGTCATCCCTCTACTTGTGGATATTCTAAGACGCGGTAGCTCACACGCCAAGGTTGATTCTATATTGACTCTTTACAATCTTTCAACTTATCAAGGAAATTTAACATTGATTCTTGAAACAGAGCCAATTCCTTCCATAATTTCTCTGCTCAAATCGTGTAAAAAGTCATCAAAAACTGCTGAAAAATGTACTGCTCTTATAGAATCACTAATGTGCTACGAGGAAGGTAGGAACGCGTTGACGTCTGAAGAAGGAGGGATTTTTGCAATAGTAGAAGTGCTTGAAATTGGATCTTTGCAAAGTAGAGAACATGCTGTAGGAGCTCTGCTGACGATGTGTCAAATTGATCGGTGTAAATACCGGGAATTAATTCTTAGAGAAGGTGTAATGCCTGGACTTCTTGAGCTGACTGTTAAAGGGACAACTATATCtcaagaaaaatcacaaatacTTTTAAGGTTGCTTAGAGACACTCCTTATAAGAGGTCTGAGCTTAAACCTGACACACTGGAGAACATTGTTTCAAATCTTATATCTCAATTAGATGGAAATGAGCAAACTGGAAAAGCGCGAGGTTTGCTTGCTGAAGTGATACAAGTTAGTATGGATCAAAGTTTGAGACATTTACACCTAAGGGAAATGGTTTTTACTCCAGTTGATTTGTCTGTTTCTAGTGGCGCTTCAGAGATCTCTTCAACGTGA